GCTCGACCGACCGGACCTCCCGGAGGACGACCGCTTCGAGATGAACGCCGACCGCGTCGAGCACCTCGACGAACTGGAGGCCGAGATCGAGGCCACGCTCGCCGACAAGACGACCGACGAGTGGATCGAGGTCATCGCCGAGGACGCCGGCGTCCCGGCGGGTCCCGTCTACAGCGTCGAGGAGGCGCTCGACAACCCGCAGATCAACGCCCGCGGGACCGTCACCGAGATCGACCACCCCGAACTCGGCGAGGTCCCCGTCATCGAACACCCGCTCAAGTTCCGCAACGCCGAGAGCGGCTTCGAACTCCCCCCGCCGCTGCTGGGCGAACACAACCGCGAGGTGTTCCGCGACCGCGGCTACTCCGAGGAGGAGATCGACCGCCTCGCGGAACTCGGCGTGTTCGGCGACGCCGCGGACGACGGTGACGCCGCGGACAACGGTGACGCCGCGGACAACGGTGACGCAGCGGACGACAGTGACGCCGCCGACGCCACCGACCCTGCCGACGACCCGGACGGGAATGACGACTGACGTCCGCGTCAGCGGCGTGGGCATGACTCCGTTCGAGAGCGACTCCCGCGGCTCGCTCACCGATCTGGCCGCCACGGCCGCCGAACGCGCGCTCGCGGACGCCGGCGTCGACCCCTCCGAGGTCGACGCGCTCCACTTCGGCAACGCCCTCGCCGAGGCGCTCGACGAGAGCGCGGGCCTCGCGAACGCACTCGCGGCGGCGCTCGGCCTCGACGGCGCGTCCGCGGACCGGATCGAGAACACGAGCGCAACCGGCGCGAGCGCGTTCCACCGCGGCGTCGAGACCCTCGAAAGCGGGGCCGAGAGCGGGGACGCCGAGAGCGGCGACGTCGAGAGCGGCGACGTCGAGAGCGGCGGCGTCAAGCACGGCGACACCGACACCGTTCTCGTCGTCGGTGCCGAGCGGATGTCCGCGGGCGACACGCGCGACGTCACCGAGGCGATCAGCCGACTCGTCCACCGTCGGGAGTACGCGCAGGGGATCACGCTCCCCTCCCTCGGCGGCCTCGCGGCCGGCGCGTACCTCGACCGCCACGACGCGCCCCGCGAGGCGCTGGCCGCGGTCGCGGCGAAGAACCACGCCAACGCGGTCGACAATCCGGTCGCGCAGTTCCGCAAACCGATCGACGTCGGGGACGCGCTCGACTCGCCGGTGGTCGCCGCGCCGCTCCGGCTGTACGACTGCTGTCCGATGTCGGACGGGGCCGCCGCGGTCGTCCTGACGCGCTCCGACAGCGCCTCGCGGTCGGACCCCCGCGTCGCCGGCATCGCGAGCGCGACCGGGACCCACGCCGTCGCGGAGCGCCCCGACCCGCTCGCCATCGACTCCGTCAGCACCGCCGGCGAGCGCGTCTTCGACCGCGCCGGAATCGGTCCCGACGACGTCGACGTCGCCTGTATCCACGACGCGTTCACGGTCCTCGAACTGATCGAGCTCGAGGAGCTGGGCTTCTACGAGACCGGGACCGCGTGGGAGGCGACCCTCGACGGCGAGACCGCGCTCGACGGCGACCTCCCGGTCAACCCCGGCGGCGGGCTCAAGGCGCGCGGGCACCCGCTCGGCGCGACCGGGCTCTCGCAGATCGTCGAACTCGCGTGGCAACTGCGCGGCGACCTCCCCGAAAGCCGCCGCGTCGCGGGCGCGGAAACGGGGTTCGCGATCAACGTCGCCGGATTCGGAAACAACAGCGTCTGTACGGTGTTGCGCGCGTGACGGACTCGAACGACGACCCCTCGGCGGCACCGGTCCGCTCCCGAGAGCGCGACCTCCCCGCAGACCGCGCGTTCGTCTGCGACGACTGCGGGACGCGGTGGTACTACGACCGACGCCGCTGCCCGGACTGCGGCCGCTCGTCGGCGGACGCCGCGACGGTTCGACTCGAAACCGGGACCGTCGTCGCGACGACGACAGTCGAGACCACGCCGCCCGACGTCCGAGCGCCGAACCACCTCGCGCTGGTGCGGTTCGACGGGGTTCAGGTGACCGCGCAGGCGGCCGACGGCGACCTCGCTCCCGGAGACACCGTGCGGTTCGAAGGCTCCCACCGTCTCCGCGAGAGCCGCGACCGACGGGACCCGCGGCTCGTCGCGGTCGACGACGACTGAGCGGAATCCCGGATCGAGAGAAACGGACCGGAGCGTCGGAGAGGAAAACGGACCGGAACGGCTACTCCGTCCGTTCGAGCGACTCCAGAATGAACTCGTCTATCGCCTTCCGCGCCTCCTCGGGCGCGTCCTCGTGGCCGAGCGAGATCCGCCGCCCGCGGGCGGCGTGGATGACGTCGGTCACCAGCTGGCCCATCCGCTCGGCGTCGACGTCGCGGAAGACGCCCTCCTCGATGCCCTCCTCGACGACCTCGACGATGCTGCCGCGGATGCGCTCGTAGTGTTCGTTGAAGATATCGCGGTGCTCGCCGTCGTTTTGCGCCTGCGTGTACAGCTCGTGGTACACCTTCATGCGGTCCCAGTGGCTGAACTCATCGAACTCCGGCCCGAACAGGCACTGGTCGACGCGGGCGCGGAGCTCGGTCCGGGGGTCCGCGTCGCCGTCGACGACCACGCTGCCCTCGTACTGGTCGATGATGTGTTCGAGGAACGAGGACATGAGGTCGTACTTCCCGTCGAAGTGGTAGTGGATCACCTGCCGGGTGAGGTCCATCTCCTCGCCGATGTCGCGCATCCGGAGGTCCTTGTACCCGTGTTTACTCAGCGCGCGGAACGTCGCCTCCATGATCACCTCCTTCGTGTCCTTGGAGGACACCGTCTCGCCGGCGGCCCCGGAGTCCTCGCCGGAGCCGCCATCGGTGGGGTCGGCGTCGTCGGCCGGGGACTCGACGGACTCGCCCGCCGATCCGCCCTGTGATTCGCTCATACTGACACTCTACGTGTGAGGTACATAATACGCTCGCCCCTCGATCCCGATTCCGCACTTTACCGCCCGGTAAACTTTTAACCCCTTGGTCAAACCCTATTATCGAACATGACACAAACGATCGTGCGAAACGGGACCGTGGTCTCGCTTGACCCGGACGTGGGGACGCTCGACGAGGCCGACGTCCTGATCGAGGACGGGGAAATCGTCGAGGTGGGGACCGGACTCTCCGCGTCGAACGCCGAGGAGATCGACGCCAGCGGCCACATCGTCGTGCCCGGCTTCGTCGACTCGCACATCCACCTCGCCCAGACGCAGGTACGGGGAATCGCCGGGGACTGGTCGCTGATGAACGAGTACTTCGACCACATGCTCGGCAACATCACCGGGCTGTACCGGCCCGAGGACATGTACCTCGGCGGCCTCTTCGGTGCCTTCGAGAAGCTCCACACGGGGACGACGACGGCGCTCGACTGGTCGTACCCGAACACGCTCGAACACGGCGAACGCGCCATCGACGCGCTGAAGGACGCCGGGCTGCGCGCGGTGTACACCTACGGCCCGCCCGGCGACGACTCGGCGAAGTGGTGGTACGAGAGCGACGTAGGACTCCCCGAGGAGAACATCCGCCAGCTCCACGAGGAGCAGATCCGCGACGACGACCTGCTCAGTCTGGCGCTCGGCCTGCGCGGCCCCGACTTCTGTACCGACGACACCGCCCTCGGCGACTTAGAACTCGCGCGCGACTTGGGCGCGCTCTCGACGATCCACATGGGTGCCGCGCTGTGGCCGTCCTCGGAGTACGGCGGCGACTACCAGGGCTTCGGCTGCCTCGAAGACGAACTCGGTCCCGACGTGAACGTCGCGCACGGCAACCACTTCTCGCAGGAGGATATCGACCACGCCGTCGAGCAGGGGGTCTCCTTCTCGTCGACGCCGGAAGTCGAGATGCAGATGGGACACGGCATCCCCGTCACCGGCAAGGTGTTAGAGGCGGGCGGCCGGCCCGCGTGGGGCGTCGACGTCTGCTCGAACATCAGCGGCGACATGGGGAGCCAGATGCGGATCGGCATGCAGCTCCAGCGCATGTTCGACAACCAGGCGGTCCTGGAGGGCGACGAGGAGGTCACCGAGGTCTCCATCTCCGCGCGCGACACCCTCGAAATGGCCACCATCGAGGGCGCGAAGGCGCTCCAGCTTGACGACGAGATCGGGACGATCACGCCCGGCAAGCGCGCCGACCTCGTCTTGTTCGACGCGACCGACTTCATGACTGCCCCGTCGCACTCGCCGGTCGAGACCGTCGTGTTCCAGTCCGACCCCTCGCACATCGACACCGTCCTCGTCGACGGCGAGGTCGTCAAGCGCGACGGCGAACTGACGAACCCGAAGGTCCGCGAGGAGTTCGACCGGTTCGTCGCCTCCGGCGAGCGGCTGGTCGAGGAAGCCGGCATCGACGTGTAACGCCCGCGGAACCGACTCTACTACACTACTACACCTACTCCACATGCGAATCGGACAATACCGAACCACGAGCGACGAATCGCCCTGGGCCGGCGTCGCGACCGACGCCGGCGTGATCGACCTCTCGACCGCCGGCGCGGCCGCCGGCGTCGAGGTCGGCCCGAAGGCCTCCGACCTGCTGGCCGACTGGGAGTGGCGGCGCAAGGCCGACCTCGCGGTCGAGTACGCCGAGGAGACCGGCGTCGGCCTCCGCGACCCCGCCGACCTCGACCGCGCCGCCCCCGTCGACGACCCGCAGAAGGTCGTCTGCGTCGGACTGAACTACCGCGACCACGCCGGCGAGAGGGTGACAACCCGATCCCCGACGAGCCGGTCCTCTTCTCGAAGTTCCCCACGTCGGTCGTCGGTCCCGAGGACGCGGTGCGCTGGGACCCCGACTACACCGAGAAGGTCGACTACGAGGCCGAACTCGTCGCCGTCATCGGCGAGGAGACCCGCCGCGTCGACCCCGACGAGGCCATGGAGCACGTCGCCGGCTTCACCGTCGGCAACGACGTCTCAGCGCGCGACCTCCAGCACGGCGACGGCCAGTGGGTCCGCGGGAAGAGCCTCGACACGTTCGCCCCGACCGGTCCCGACCTCGTCACGACCGACGAGGTGGGCGACCCCCACGACCTGGACATCTTCGCCGAGATAAACGGCGAGCGGCTTCAGGAGTCCTCGACCGAGAACCTGATCTTCGGCGTCGACGACCTGATCTCGTTCTGTAGTCAGGCGTTCACGCTGAACCCGGGCGACCTCGTCTTTACCGGCACGCCGCCCGGCGTCGGCGTCTACCGCGAGCCCCCGGTGCTGCTCGGCGACGGCGATTCAGTTACTATCGGCGTCGAGGGCGTCGGCGAACTGACGAACGAGTTCGTTACTGAGTAATCGGCTCGCTGTCCGGTACTTCGGTGCGGTCCCTCGGAGACCGACTCGACACGAACAGTTCCGAAGCCCCAGTCGCGAGGACGCCGTACGCTCGCTGCGCTCCTCGCTCAGTCGCTACCGCTCCTTCGCTGTGGTGCTTGCGTCGCCTACGATATCCTCGCGACTGCCCCTTCGAGCCCCACCCCACCCGCACAGCAACCGCACCTCACGCCTCCCCAGCCTCGTCGGTCGCCTCCGCTTCGCTCCGGCGACCGACTCCCTCGCGCGGTGCTGTTCGCGGTCGCCGACGGCGACCGCTCACAGGCACGCGCCACCGCGATTTATTTAAATACGCTATTCGGCCAGTCCGAACACGTCGCGCGGGTTCTCGTACACGACGGTCCGGATGTCGTCGACGTCGATCCCGTACCGGTACAGCTCGAAGATCGCCCGCTTGACCGCGTACGGGTCCGTGCGCAGCACGTTCGCGGTGTCGGTGTCGATCATGATCCGCTCGGGGCCGTACTCGTCGATGGCGTTCGCCACGTCGGCGGCGTCGACCCCCACGAGCCACGAATGGCCGATGGTGTAGCTCAGGTAGCAGTCCGTCTCGGTCATCAGGTACTCGGTGTTGTTCGCGTCCGCGTGCGACGCGACGACTCGCTCCTCGGCGAGTCCGGCGTCCGCGGCGGCCTCGACGTCGCGTTTCACGGCTTCGAGCGCCGGGTTCTCGCCGTCGAGGACCGGATCCGTTCCGAGCCCGGCGTTCTTCTCGTACCCCGGAGTCACGCCGAGGTCGTCGCGGTACTCGCGCTTCGCCTCGGGGGTGGTGTTCGGCGTGTGGAGGAGGACGGGGAGGTCGTGGTCGGCGGCGAGTTCCATCTGCGCCTGCACGACCGCCTGCTGCTCGTCGACGTCCCAGCGCTCGACGTGCTGGCTCGGGGTGACGCCCGTCTCGCCGACGGCGACGACCTCGTCGAG
This genomic stretch from Halorubrum hochsteinianum harbors:
- a CDS encoding thiolase C-terminal domain-containing protein, translated to MTTDVRVSGVGMTPFESDSRGSLTDLAATAAERALADAGVDPSEVDALHFGNALAEALDESAGLANALAAALGLDGASADRIENTSATGASAFHRGVETLESGAESGDAESGDVESGDVESGGVKHGDTDTVLVVGAERMSAGDTRDVTEAISRLVHRREYAQGITLPSLGGLAAGAYLDRHDAPREALAAVAAKNHANAVDNPVAQFRKPIDVGDALDSPVVAAPLRLYDCCPMSDGAAAVVLTRSDSASRSDPRVAGIASATGTHAVAERPDPLAIDSVSTAGERVFDRAGIGPDDVDVACIHDAFTVLELIELEELGFYETGTAWEATLDGETALDGDLPVNPGGGLKARGHPLGATGLSQIVELAWQLRGDLPESRRVAGAETGFAINVAGFGNNSVCTVLRA
- a CDS encoding TetR/AcrR family transcriptional regulator, encoding MSESQGGSAGESVESPADDADPTDGGSGEDSGAAGETVSSKDTKEVIMEATFRALSKHGYKDLRMRDIGEEMDLTRQVIHYHFDGKYDLMSSFLEHIIDQYEGSVVVDGDADPRTELRARVDQCLFGPEFDEFSHWDRMKVYHELYTQAQNDGEHRDIFNEHYERIRGSIVEVVEEGIEEGVFRDVDAERMGQLVTDVIHAARGRRISLGHEDAPEEARKAIDEFILESLERTE
- a CDS encoding amidohydrolase family protein; its protein translation is MTQTIVRNGTVVSLDPDVGTLDEADVLIEDGEIVEVGTGLSASNAEEIDASGHIVVPGFVDSHIHLAQTQVRGIAGDWSLMNEYFDHMLGNITGLYRPEDMYLGGLFGAFEKLHTGTTTALDWSYPNTLEHGERAIDALKDAGLRAVYTYGPPGDDSAKWWYESDVGLPEENIRQLHEEQIRDDDLLSLALGLRGPDFCTDDTALGDLELARDLGALSTIHMGAALWPSSEYGGDYQGFGCLEDELGPDVNVAHGNHFSQEDIDHAVEQGVSFSSTPEVEMQMGHGIPVTGKVLEAGGRPAWGVDVCSNISGDMGSQMRIGMQLQRMFDNQAVLEGDEEVTEVSISARDTLEMATIEGAKALQLDDEIGTITPGKRADLVLFDATDFMTAPSHSPVETVVFQSDPSHIDTVLVDGEVVKRDGELTNPKVREEFDRFVASGERLVEEAGIDV
- a CDS encoding TatD family hydrolase — translated: MTAPHATVRPTDAAHLDESDPELPTELLNVPWIDPHNHAHTLSWEDRERYALAGCRSMVMVSSGYHWTPYKPVEASDIRFLWDDAVNRRRAIERNHFFEAKLSLGVHTGVRIEDPDELLAAMDDYCALDEVVAVGETGVTPSQHVERWDVDEQQAVVQAQMELAADHDLPVLLHTPNTTPEAKREYRDDLGVTPGYEKNAGLGTDPVLDGENPALEAVKRDVEAAADAGLAEERVVASHADANNTEYLMTETDCYLSYTIGHSWLVGVDAADVANAIDEYGPERIMIDTDTANVLRTDPYAVKRAIFELYRYGIDVDDIRTVVYENPRDVFGLAE